The Meles meles chromosome 6, mMelMel3.1 paternal haplotype, whole genome shotgun sequence genome has a window encoding:
- the PLEKHO2 gene encoding pleckstrin homology domain-containing family O member 2 gives MEEEGVKEGGEKPRGARRADKAGWIKKSSGGLLGLWKDRYLLLCHAQLLVYENEDEQKCVETVELGSYEKCQDLRALLKRKHRFILQRSPGNKVSDIKFQATSGEEKEAWIKALNEGINRGKNKAFDEVKVDKSCALEHVTRDRVRGGQRRRPPTRVHLKEVANAASDGLLRLDLDVPDSGPPVFAPSNDVSAAQPREILKPPMPPTKPSPAPEITSLGDSMETPAGAGAPSPVSASSESHPGSQEDSETPEQDSGSEQPPNRVLPDKLKVSWENAKDPPDFESTELQVPCSEMPEAVPKEGGKPPTPPPKILSEKLRASMSGMEASGPAQSPEASETSAPDPAEISVNGMDDSPKPIKPPQASGISEMTPEDATTPTALPRWDLPPHFHPRSSSLGDLLGEGPRRPRQPGERLYRAHLEVKVASEQTEKLLNKVLDSEPTPVSAETLLSQAVEQLRQATQVLQEIRDLEELSQEAPRLQEKRKELVTIYRRSAP, from the exons atggaggaggag GGCGTGAAGGAAGGGGGCGAGAAGCCTCGGGGAGCTCGGAGGGCAGACAAGGCTGGCTGGATCAAGAAGAGCAGTGGTGGCCTCCTGGGGCTTTGGAAAGACCGGTATCTGCTCCTCTGCCATGCCCAGCTGCTGGTCTACGAGAACGAG GATGAGCAGAAGTGTGTGGAGACAGTGGAGCTGGGCAGCTATGAGAAGTGCCAGGACCTTCGTGCCCTCCTCAAGAGGAAACACCGCTTTATCCTGCAGCGATCCCCGGGGAACAAG GTCAGCGACATCAAATTTCAAGCAaccagtggggaggagaaggaagcctGGATCAAAGCTCTCAATGAAGGGATCAACCGAGGCAAGAACAAGGCTTTTGATGAG GTGAAAGTGGACAAGAGCTGTGCCCTGGAGCACGTGACACGGGACCGGGTGCGTGGGGGCCAGCGGCGCCGGCCACCTACAAGAGTCCACCTAAAAGAG GTAGCCAACGCAGCTTCTGATGGACTTTTGCGCCTGGACCTCGACGTTCCAGATAGTGGGCCACCGGTGTTTGCCCCCAGCAATGATGTCAGTGCAGCCCAGCCCCGGGAGATACTCAAGCCCCCTATGCCTCCTACCAAGCCTTCCCCAGCACCTGAAATAACCAGCCTTGGTGACAGCATGGAGACCCCTGCTGGGGCGGGAGCCCCATCCCCCGTCTCAGCAAGCTCTGAGTCCCACCCTGGGAGCCAAGAGGACTCAGAGACTCCAGAGCAGGACAGTGGCTCTGAGCAGCCCCCCAACAGGGTTCTGCCTGACAAACTGAAAGTGAGCTGGGAGAATGCCAAGGATCCCCCTGATTTTGAGAGTACAGAActccaggttccctgctctgagATGCCTGAAGCTGTGCCCAAGGAGGGTGGGAAGCCCCCTACGCCCCCACCCAAGATCTTATCAGAGAAACTGAGAGCCTCCATGAGTGGGATGGAGGCTTCTGGGCCAGCCCAGAGTCCTGAGGCCTCTGAGAcctctgccccagacccagcagaGATTTCGGTGAATGGTATGGATGACAGTCCCAAGCCCATCAAGCCACCCCAGGCCTCAGGCATCTCAGAAATGACACCAGAGGACGCAACAACACCCACAGCACTGCCCCGCTGGGACCTGCCACCTCATTTCCATCCCCGCTCTTCTTCCCTGGGGGACCTGCTTGGGGAAGGCCCGCGGCGCCCACGACAACCTGGAGAGCGGCTGTATCGGGCCCACCTGGAGGTGAAGGTGGCCTCAGAACAGACAGAGAAGCTGCTGAACAAGGTGCTGGACAGTGAGCCGACCCCTGTAAGTGCTGAGACATTGCTCAGCCAGGCTGTGGAGCAGCTGAGGCAGGCCACCCAAGTCCTGCAGGAAATCAGAGATCTGGAGGAGCTGAGCCAGGAAGCACCTCGGCTACAGGAGAAGCGGAAGGAGCTGGTGACCATCTACAGGAGAAGTGCACCCTAG